One genomic region from Nocardia vinacea encodes:
- the nhaA gene encoding Na+/H+ antiporter NhaA: MTQVRSELTRYLRTETVGGAILMIAAAAALLWVNSPWGQSYFTVTEYALPIKALHLDLTVADWTKDGLLAIFFFVAGLELKRELVVGELADPKRAVLPIIAAVGGVVTPALIAFAVGFGVDGMDRGWAIPVATDIAFALAVLAMTGSRIPASARVFLLSLAVVDDLLAIILIAVLFTTTLSALWLLAAAGCFAGWALAQHKRISTPLLYVPLALISWYALHEAGIHPTLAGVALGLLTRVRKDPGETGAPATRLEHMIQPISAGLCVPLFALFASGVPLDGKVFQQLFSDRLSLAIILGLLLGKTVGIFGISWVAIRLGIAKRPASLGYRDMFALSVLGAIGFTVSLLVAELALTDVGDGSAVELAKAAVLVTSMTASLAGSALLLRRGRVHQARRDARAIERETEAEAVPGQGEGSTK, translated from the coding sequence ATCACCCAAGTTCGCTCGGAGCTGACGCGCTATCTACGCACCGAAACCGTTGGTGGCGCGATACTTATGATCGCGGCTGCTGCCGCGTTGCTGTGGGTGAACTCGCCGTGGGGCCAGAGCTACTTCACCGTCACCGAGTACGCCCTGCCGATCAAGGCACTGCATCTGGATCTCACCGTCGCGGACTGGACCAAGGACGGTCTGCTGGCCATCTTCTTCTTCGTCGCCGGATTGGAGCTCAAACGCGAGCTGGTGGTCGGCGAACTCGCCGATCCCAAGCGGGCCGTGCTGCCGATCATCGCGGCGGTCGGCGGCGTGGTCACTCCGGCACTGATTGCATTTGCCGTCGGATTCGGCGTCGACGGGATGGACCGAGGCTGGGCGATCCCGGTGGCGACCGATATCGCGTTCGCGCTGGCCGTGCTCGCCATGACCGGTTCCCGGATCCCGGCCAGCGCGCGGGTCTTCCTGCTGAGCCTCGCGGTGGTCGACGATCTGCTCGCCATCATCCTGATCGCGGTGCTGTTCACCACGACGCTGTCGGCGCTGTGGCTACTGGCGGCGGCAGGCTGTTTCGCGGGGTGGGCGCTGGCCCAGCACAAGCGGATCTCCACACCGCTGCTGTATGTGCCGCTGGCGCTGATCTCCTGGTACGCGCTGCACGAGGCGGGCATCCATCCGACACTGGCCGGTGTCGCGCTCGGTCTGCTCACCAGGGTGCGCAAGGACCCGGGCGAAACCGGAGCCCCGGCAACGCGGCTCGAGCATATGATCCAGCCGATCTCGGCCGGGCTCTGTGTACCGCTGTTCGCCTTGTTCGCCTCCGGAGTTCCGTTGGACGGCAAGGTTTTCCAGCAGCTGTTCAGCGATAGGCTGTCGCTGGCCATAATTCTCGGATTGCTACTGGGCAAGACCGTCGGCATCTTCGGAATCAGCTGGGTGGCAATCCGATTGGGCATCGCGAAGCGTCCGGCCAGCCTGGGCTACCGGGACATGTTCGCCCTCTCGGTGCTCGGTGCGATCGGCTTCACCGTTAGCCTTCTGGTGGCAGAACTCGCGCTGACGGACGTCGGTGACGGCTCGGCCGTCGAATTGGCGAAGGCCGCGGTGTTGGTGACGTCAATGACGGCGTCGCTCGCGGGTTCGGCGCTACTGTTGCGGCGTGGGCGTGTCCACCAGGCGCGGCGGGACGCGCGTGCGATAGAACGAGAGACTGAGGCGGAAGCAGTGCCGGGACAGGGAGAAGGGTCGACCAAGTGA
- a CDS encoding MarP family serine protease, with amino-acid sequence MSSSAWLDIAVVLLALLAASSGWRQGAVASALAFLGVVLGAVAGILIAPHILVHVNEGRPRVLTGVLLIVVLVIVGEVAGMVLGRAARGGMRHPFTRSVDSVVGAVLQAVAVLVTAWLLALPLATSSQPAIAAAINGSKVLADVNDVSPNWLRRLPNEFSKLLNTSGLPDVIGPFGRAPIAAVEPPDPSVLASPVAASLQQSVLRIRGVAPSCQRALEGSGFVIAPERVMTNAHVVAGTTSVSVDTARGPLEATVVLFDPSKDVAVLAVPGLTAPIVPQAPSPAHSGDSAIVLGYPGGGPYTASAARVRETLDLTGPTIYRNGTVEREVYTVRGLVRAGNSGGPLVDTEGQVLGVVFGAAVTDDDTGYVLTLNEVRAQVEAAPGSNTQIQTGACVLS; translated from the coding sequence ATGAGCTCATCGGCTTGGCTCGATATCGCGGTGGTGCTGCTCGCGCTGCTGGCCGCCTCCTCCGGTTGGCGGCAGGGCGCGGTGGCCTCCGCGCTGGCCTTCCTGGGCGTCGTACTCGGCGCGGTCGCGGGCATTCTCATCGCGCCGCACATCCTGGTCCATGTCAACGAGGGCAGACCCCGGGTGCTCACCGGCGTGCTGTTGATCGTGGTGCTGGTCATCGTCGGTGAAGTCGCGGGCATGGTGCTCGGCCGGGCCGCCCGCGGCGGTATGCGGCATCCGTTCACCCGCAGCGTGGACAGCGTCGTCGGCGCGGTGCTGCAGGCGGTCGCGGTGTTGGTCACCGCATGGCTGCTGGCGTTGCCACTGGCCACCTCGTCTCAGCCGGCCATCGCCGCGGCCATCAATGGTTCGAAGGTGCTCGCCGACGTCAACGATGTGTCCCCGAATTGGCTGCGGCGGCTGCCGAACGAATTCTCCAAACTGCTCAACACATCCGGGCTGCCGGATGTCATCGGACCGTTCGGTCGCGCGCCGATCGCTGCGGTCGAACCGCCTGACCCCAGCGTGCTCGCCAGCCCGGTCGCGGCCTCGCTGCAGCAGAGCGTGCTGCGCATCCGCGGCGTGGCGCCGAGCTGCCAGCGGGCGTTGGAGGGTTCCGGCTTCGTGATCGCGCCCGAACGCGTGATGACCAATGCGCACGTGGTCGCGGGTACGACGAGCGTCAGCGTGGATACCGCGCGCGGGCCGCTCGAGGCGACGGTGGTGCTGTTCGATCCGTCCAAGGATGTCGCGGTGCTCGCGGTGCCCGGCCTCACCGCCCCGATCGTCCCGCAGGCGCCCTCGCCCGCGCACTCCGGCGACAGCGCCATCGTGCTCGGCTACCCGGGCGGCGGACCGTACACGGCCAGCGCGGCTCGGGTGCGCGAGACACTGGATCTGACCGGGCCGACCATCTACCGCAACGGCACGGTGGAGCGTGAGGTCTACACCGTCCGTGGTTTGGTGCGGGCCGGTAATTCCGGTGGGCCGCTGGTGGATACCGAGGGGCAGGTGCTCGGGGTGGTCTTCGGTGCGGCTGTCACCGACGATGACACCGGTTATGTGCTGACGCTGAACGAGGTGCGTGCGCAAGTGGAGGCTGCGCCCGGGTCGAATACGCAGATTCAGACCGGAGCCTGTGTACTGAGCTGA
- a CDS encoding phage holin family protein produces the protein MSFAQDRNGTQRGNGDESRRDRTVTSIPLSDANPAGSASFGTLVRDATEQMSTLVRAEVELAKAEVTGEIKKGLQGSVYFILALTVLLFSTFFFFFFLGELLDVWLARWAAFLIVFLLMIVATAVLALLGYLRVKKLRAPEKTIDSLKQARTVLPSGFGSHEEHLALAEPTQSKSLEHPSK, from the coding sequence GTGAGTTTCGCCCAAGATAGGAATGGGACGCAGCGCGGTAACGGGGACGAGTCGCGTCGCGACCGCACCGTGACCTCGATTCCCCTCTCGGACGCCAACCCGGCTGGGTCGGCGAGCTTCGGTACCCTGGTCCGCGATGCCACCGAGCAGATGTCGACGCTGGTGCGGGCCGAGGTCGAGCTGGCCAAGGCCGAGGTGACCGGGGAGATCAAGAAGGGGCTGCAGGGCAGCGTCTACTTCATCCTCGCGTTGACCGTGCTGCTGTTCAGCACCTTCTTCTTTTTCTTCTTCCTCGGCGAGCTGCTCGATGTCTGGCTGGCGCGCTGGGCGGCGTTCCTGATCGTGTTCCTGCTGATGATCGTCGCGACGGCGGTGCTCGCCCTGCTCGGCTATCTGCGGGTCAAGAAGCTGCGGGCGCCGGAGAAGACGATCGATTCGCTCAAGCAGGCGCGCACGGTGCTGCCGAGCGGATTCGGCTCGCACGAGGAACACCTCGCGCTCGCGGAGCCGACGCAGTCGAAGTCGCTCGAGCATCCGTCGAAGTAG
- a CDS encoding ABC transporter substrate-binding protein has product MRFNRATALTAAVLLATSLGLSACSSSDSADADIVTTNGGEPQNPLVPTNTNENMGGRVVDRLFAGLKYYDGKGVAHDEMAESIKTTDRKTYTITIKPDWKFTDGSTVTAKSFVDAWNYGALGTNGQLQSYAFTPIVGFDEVSAEKPTTQTMSGLKVVDDRTFTVELKSPSIDFETELGYAPFYPLPDAAFKDMKAFGENPIGNGPYKFQTWEHNVKIDLTPNPDYKGGRAPKNKGLRFVMYQSFDTAYSDLQAGNLDTLDTIPDSALTSYKKDLGDRAILEPSAQNQHIGVQANVPHFGGEEGLLRRRAISMAINRQQICDTIFNGTKIPARDFTSSTLPGFNGNLPGSEVLKYNPEEAKKIWAQADAISPWSGRYEIAYNSDGGHQAWIEAVANSIKNTLGIDAVGAPYPTFKNIRDLVNQKTIGKAFRYGWQGDYPTMLQFLTSQYYSYSETNNVDYKSPEFDHLLDAALAAPTLEESYKIVAQAQALLIKDMADIPVIDYLAAAGRSDKVKKADLAWNGLFDFENIEK; this is encoded by the coding sequence TTGAGATTCAACAGAGCTACAGCGTTGACCGCGGCAGTCCTGCTGGCCACAAGCCTGGGACTGTCCGCATGTTCGTCGAGCGATAGTGCCGACGCCGACATCGTCACCACGAACGGTGGTGAGCCGCAGAATCCGTTGGTGCCGACCAATACCAACGAGAATATGGGCGGCCGCGTCGTCGACCGGCTGTTCGCGGGTCTGAAGTACTACGACGGCAAGGGCGTTGCGCACGACGAGATGGCCGAGTCCATCAAGACGACCGACCGCAAGACCTACACGATCACCATCAAGCCGGATTGGAAGTTCACCGACGGCAGCACGGTGACCGCGAAGTCGTTCGTCGACGCCTGGAACTACGGCGCCCTCGGCACCAACGGTCAGCTGCAGAGTTATGCGTTCACCCCGATCGTCGGATTCGACGAGGTGTCGGCGGAAAAGCCAACGACACAAACGATGTCGGGTCTGAAGGTGGTCGACGACCGAACCTTCACCGTCGAGCTGAAGTCACCGTCCATCGACTTCGAGACCGAACTCGGTTACGCGCCGTTCTATCCGCTGCCCGATGCCGCGTTCAAGGATATGAAGGCCTTCGGTGAGAATCCGATCGGCAACGGCCCGTACAAGTTCCAGACCTGGGAGCACAACGTCAAGATCGACCTGACGCCCAACCCGGACTACAAGGGCGGACGCGCGCCCAAGAACAAGGGTCTGCGGTTCGTCATGTACCAGTCGTTCGACACCGCCTACTCGGACCTGCAGGCAGGCAATCTCGATACCCTCGACACCATTCCGGACAGCGCGCTGACTTCGTACAAGAAGGACCTCGGCGATCGCGCGATCCTGGAGCCGTCCGCGCAGAACCAGCACATCGGCGTCCAAGCCAATGTCCCGCACTTCGGCGGTGAGGAAGGCCTGCTGCGTCGCCGCGCCATCTCGATGGCGATCAACCGGCAGCAGATCTGCGACACCATCTTCAACGGCACCAAGATTCCGGCGCGCGACTTCACTTCGAGCACCCTGCCCGGATTCAACGGCAACCTGCCCGGCTCCGAGGTGTTGAAGTACAACCCCGAAGAGGCCAAGAAGATCTGGGCGCAGGCCGACGCCATTTCGCCGTGGTCGGGGCGCTACGAAATCGCCTACAACTCCGACGGCGGCCACCAGGCATGGATCGAGGCCGTGGCCAACAGCATCAAGAACACCCTCGGTATCGATGCCGTCGGCGCGCCGTATCCGACGTTCAAGAACATCCGAGATCTGGTGAACCAGAAGACGATCGGCAAGGCGTTCCGCTACGGCTGGCAGGGTGACTACCCGACCATGCTGCAGTTCCTCACCTCGCAGTACTACAGCTACTCCGAGACGAATAACGTCGACTACAAGAGCCCCGAATTCGACCACCTGCTCGACGCCGCACTGGCCGCGCCGACGCTGGAGGAGTCGTACAAGATCGTGGCGCAGGCGCAGGCGTTGCTGATCAAGGATATGGCCGATATCCCGGTGATCGATTATCTTGCCGCGGCGGGACGTTCGGACAAGGTGAAGAAGGCGGACCTGGCCTGGAATGGTCTGTTCGACTTCGAAAACATCGAGAAGTAG
- a CDS encoding ABC transporter permease: MAWYVVRRLLQMIPVFLGATLLIYALVFLVPGDPIHALAGDKPMTPAVEAQLRARYHLDRPFIVQYLLYLKGIFTLDFGTAFSGRPVRDELARAFPITIKLAFMAVLVEGVFGVVFGLIAGLRKGKLFDSTLLVVSLIIIAVPIFVIGFLAQFVLGVKWGIAPVTVTGKASVGELLVPAFVLGSLSFAYVLRLTRNSVAENMSADYVRTATAKGLSRPRVVTVHILRNSMIPVITFLGADLGALIGGAVVTEGIFNIPGVGGTLYQAITRGEPPTVVSFVTVLIVIFLISNLIIDLLYAALDPRIRYA, encoded by the coding sequence ATGGCCTGGTATGTCGTGCGGCGTCTGCTCCAAATGATCCCCGTCTTCCTCGGGGCGACGCTGCTCATCTACGCACTGGTCTTCTTAGTTCCGGGCGATCCGATCCACGCGCTGGCCGGCGACAAGCCGATGACGCCTGCCGTCGAGGCCCAACTGCGTGCGCGGTATCACCTGGATCGTCCGTTCATCGTGCAGTATCTGCTGTACCTGAAGGGCATTTTCACCCTCGACTTCGGGACGGCCTTCTCCGGTCGACCGGTGCGCGACGAACTCGCCCGCGCCTTCCCGATCACCATCAAATTGGCATTCATGGCGGTGCTCGTCGAGGGCGTCTTCGGTGTCGTCTTCGGCCTGATCGCGGGACTGCGCAAAGGCAAGCTGTTCGATTCCACGCTGCTGGTGGTCAGTCTGATCATCATCGCGGTGCCGATCTTCGTGATCGGCTTCCTCGCCCAGTTCGTACTGGGTGTGAAGTGGGGTATCGCGCCGGTGACCGTCACGGGTAAGGCCAGCGTCGGTGAATTGCTCGTGCCCGCATTCGTTCTCGGGTCGCTCTCGTTCGCCTATGTGCTGCGGCTGACCCGAAATTCGGTGGCGGAGAATATGTCCGCCGACTACGTGCGCACCGCGACCGCGAAGGGACTCAGTCGCCCGCGCGTGGTCACCGTGCATATTCTGCGTAATTCGATGATTCCGGTGATCACCTTCCTCGGCGCCGATCTCGGTGCGTTGATCGGCGGCGCGGTCGTTACCGAGGGCATCTTCAACATCCCGGGTGTGGGTGGGACGCTGTACCAGGCGATTACCCGCGGTGAGCCGCCGACGGTGGTCTCATTCGTGACCGTGCTCATCGTGATCTTCCTGATCTCGAATCTGATCATCGATCTGCTCTATGCCGCGCTCGACCCGAGGATCCGATATGCCTGA
- a CDS encoding ABC transporter permease yields MPELEKKAPDRQQHFVAPPDEVEVLATDQVVDTGSPTSIWQDAWRQLRRNPIFIVAAVLIVFIAIVVLWPGLFSDQDPRYCNGDYSMDPRGPGHPFGFDKQGCDVYTRTVYGARASVMAGLGATTVFLLVGGTLGALAGFYGGLLDSVVSRIAEIFYAIPLMLAAIVIMQLLDSRTIWTVILILAAFTWPQAARIARSAVIEAKNSEYVTAAKALGVSRIRTLLRHVLPNAAGPLIVVTTIWLGAFIVTEATLSYLGVGLPRTIVSWGSDINTNQHELRGGSPILFYPATALALTVLSFILLGDALRDALDPKARKR; encoded by the coding sequence ATGCCTGAGCTCGAGAAGAAAGCTCCGGACCGGCAGCAGCATTTCGTCGCGCCGCCCGATGAAGTCGAGGTGCTCGCCACCGATCAGGTCGTCGATACCGGTTCGCCGACCAGCATCTGGCAGGACGCGTGGCGGCAGTTGCGCCGCAATCCGATCTTCATCGTGGCCGCGGTGCTGATCGTGTTCATCGCCATCGTGGTGCTGTGGCCCGGCCTGTTCTCCGATCAGGATCCGCGCTATTGCAACGGCGATTACAGCATGGATCCACGCGGGCCCGGACATCCGTTCGGTTTCGATAAACAGGGCTGCGATGTCTATACCCGAACCGTTTACGGCGCACGGGCTTCCGTAATGGCGGGCTTGGGTGCCACCACGGTATTCCTGCTCGTCGGCGGCACGCTCGGGGCCCTTGCGGGCTTCTATGGGGGGCTGCTCGATTCGGTGGTGTCCCGCATTGCGGAGATCTTCTATGCGATTCCATTGATGCTGGCCGCGATCGTCATCATGCAGCTGCTGGATTCGCGCACGATCTGGACCGTCATCCTGATCCTGGCCGCATTCACCTGGCCGCAGGCGGCACGTATCGCGCGCAGTGCGGTGATCGAGGCGAAGAACAGCGAATATGTCACGGCGGCAAAGGCATTGGGTGTCTCTCGAATACGCACGCTGCTGCGCCATGTGCTGCCGAATGCGGCCGGGCCGCTGATCGTGGTCACCACGATCTGGCTCGGCGCGTTCATCGTCACCGAGGCAACGCTGTCCTACCTGGGCGTCGGTCTGCCGCGCACGATCGTGTCCTGGGGTTCGGATATCAATACCAACCAGCACGAGTTGCGCGGCGGATCGCCGATTCTGTTCTATCCCGCAACGGCTTTGGCGCTCACCGTGCTGAGCTTCATCCTGCTCGGCGACGCGCTGCGGGACGCGCTCGATCCGAAGGCGAGGAAGAGGTGA
- the acs gene encoding acetate--CoA ligase, with amino-acid sequence MTETTDHRDSYPPTAEFAAAANADASLYQRATADRDAFWTEQADRLHWEQPWTQVLDWSDAPVAKWFVEGKLNVAYNCVDRHVLDGHGDQVAIHWEGEPGDSRDITYAELLAEVSRAANYLTELGLEAGDRVAIYMPMVPEAIVSMLACARLGLTHSVVFAGFSPTALRQRVDDASARLIITTDGQWRRGKAAPLKEAVDEALYANGDVPHSVEHVLVVRRTDIEVPWTEGRDLWWHETVAQAAPEHQAQAFDAEHPLFILYTSGTTGKPKGILHTSGGYLTQASYTHHNVFDHKAGQDIYWCTADIGWVTGHTYIVYGPLSNRTTQVVYEGTPNFPDEHRHWNIVEKYGVTIYYTAPTLVRTFMKWGREIPAAHDLSSIRVLGSVGEPINPEAWRWYRQVIGANTAPIVDTWWQTETGSIMISPLPGVTAAKPGAAMTPLPGISAKVVDEEGKAVELGETEANGYLVLDQPWPSMLRGIWGDMDRYRSTYWERYAEQGWYFAGDGAKLDADGDLWVLGRVDDVMNVSGHRISTAEVESALVGHSGVAEAAVVGASDTTTGQGIVAFVILTAEAKDTGDALIDELKAEVSREISPIARPREIHVVPELPKTRSGKIMRRLLRDVAEGRDLGDTSTLVDPNVFEAIRASRA; translated from the coding sequence ATGACCGAAACCACCGACCACCGGGACTCGTACCCGCCGACCGCGGAGTTCGCCGCGGCGGCGAATGCCGACGCGTCGTTGTACCAGCGGGCCACGGCGGATCGCGACGCGTTCTGGACCGAGCAGGCCGACCGGCTGCACTGGGAGCAGCCGTGGACACAGGTGCTCGACTGGAGTGACGCGCCCGTCGCGAAGTGGTTCGTCGAAGGCAAGCTCAATGTCGCCTACAACTGCGTGGACCGCCATGTGCTCGACGGGCACGGCGATCAGGTCGCCATCCATTGGGAGGGCGAACCGGGCGACTCCCGCGACATCACCTACGCCGAACTCCTCGCCGAAGTTTCCCGCGCCGCAAACTATCTGACCGAACTCGGGCTCGAAGCGGGCGATCGGGTCGCCATCTATATGCCGATGGTGCCCGAGGCGATCGTGTCGATGCTGGCCTGCGCCCGACTCGGACTGACGCATTCGGTGGTATTCGCCGGCTTCTCCCCCACCGCGCTGCGCCAGCGCGTCGACGACGCGAGCGCGCGGTTGATCATCACCACCGACGGTCAGTGGCGTCGCGGTAAGGCCGCTCCGCTCAAGGAGGCCGTCGACGAGGCGCTCTACGCCAATGGCGATGTGCCGCACTCTGTCGAACATGTACTGGTGGTGCGCCGCACCGATATCGAGGTGCCGTGGACCGAGGGCCGTGACCTGTGGTGGCACGAGACCGTCGCGCAGGCCGCTCCCGAACACCAGGCACAGGCCTTCGACGCCGAGCACCCACTGTTCATCCTCTACACTTCCGGTACCACCGGTAAGCCCAAGGGCATCCTGCACACCAGCGGCGGATATCTCACCCAGGCGTCCTACACCCACCACAATGTCTTCGACCACAAGGCCGGACAGGACATCTACTGGTGCACCGCCGATATCGGCTGGGTCACCGGGCACACCTACATCGTCTACGGACCGCTGTCGAACCGGACCACCCAGGTCGTCTACGAGGGCACACCGAACTTCCCGGATGAGCACCGGCACTGGAATATCGTCGAAAAGTACGGCGTCACAATCTATTACACGGCACCGACGCTGGTGCGCACATTCATGAAGTGGGGTAGGGAGATTCCGGCCGCGCATGACCTGTCCAGCATCCGGGTGCTCGGCAGCGTCGGCGAACCGATCAATCCGGAGGCCTGGCGCTGGTACCGCCAGGTGATCGGCGCGAACACCGCGCCCATCGTGGACACCTGGTGGCAGACCGAGACGGGGTCGATCATGATCTCCCCGCTGCCGGGCGTCACCGCCGCCAAGCCCGGTGCGGCGATGACCCCGCTGCCCGGAATTTCGGCGAAGGTCGTCGACGAGGAGGGCAAGGCGGTCGAGCTCGGTGAGACCGAGGCCAACGGCTACCTGGTGCTCGATCAGCCGTGGCCGTCGATGCTGCGCGGCATCTGGGGCGATATGGACCGCTACCGGTCCACCTACTGGGAGCGCTACGCAGAACAGGGCTGGTACTTCGCCGGTGACGGCGCCAAGCTCGATGCCGACGGCGATCTGTGGGTGCTCGGCCGGGTCGACGATGTGATGAATGTGTCGGGTCACCGCATCTCCACCGCCGAGGTCGAATCCGCACTGGTCGGTCACTCCGGGGTGGCCGAAGCCGCCGTGGTGGGCGCCAGCGATACGACCACCGGCCAGGGCATCGTCGCCTTCGTGATCCTGACGGCCGAGGCCAAGGACACCGGCGACGCGCTGATCGACGAACTGAAGGCGGAGGTGTCGCGGGAGATCAGCCCGATCGCCCGGCCCCGCGAGATCCATGTGGTGCCCGAGCTGCCCAAGACCCGCAGCGGCAAGATCATGCGGCGACTGCTGCGCGATGTCGCGGAGGGCCGCGACTTGGGCGACACCTCGACGCTGGTCGATCCGAATGTTTTCGAGGCGATTCGGGCCAGCCGCGCCTGA
- a CDS encoding alpha/beta hydrolase has translation MSSNSFPDPSSVRYDGPWTHRDVHANGIRFHVVEAEPDRPDAPLVVLLHGFADLWWSWRHQLTGLAELGYRAVAVDLRGYGDSDKPPRGYDGWTLAGDIAGLIRAMGYSEATLVGHADGGLVCWTTAVLHPRLVRSIALVSSPHPAALKSSVLRDRRQRRTWLPNFLRYQLPRYGEHLLTTGNGFEVERLLRQRVSRTWSGTAEFIDTADRMRSAIQIPGAAHCALEYQRWAFRSQWRPDGRRFMATMRVPIRIPVLAMRGELDGYILPATFQRGRRLSPQRRQVVIPGAGHFAHQENPEAVTMELAKLLG, from the coding sequence GTGTCGTCGAACTCATTTCCCGATCCGTCCAGCGTCCGTTACGACGGTCCGTGGACGCATCGGGACGTGCACGCAAACGGCATTCGCTTCCATGTCGTCGAGGCCGAGCCGGACCGCCCGGACGCACCGCTGGTCGTCCTGCTGCACGGATTCGCCGACCTCTGGTGGTCCTGGCGGCATCAGCTGACCGGACTCGCGGAACTCGGCTACCGCGCGGTCGCGGTGGATCTGCGCGGCTACGGCGACAGCGATAAACCGCCGCGCGGCTATGACGGTTGGACGCTGGCCGGTGATATCGCCGGCCTCATCCGCGCCATGGGCTATTCCGAGGCCACGCTGGTCGGACATGCCGACGGCGGCCTTGTGTGCTGGACGACCGCGGTGCTGCATCCACGACTGGTGCGCTCGATCGCACTGGTGAGTTCCCCGCATCCGGCCGCGCTCAAGAGCTCGGTACTGCGGGACCGGCGTCAGCGCCGCACCTGGCTGCCGAATTTCCTGCGCTATCAGCTGCCGCGCTACGGCGAACATCTGCTGACCACCGGCAACGGCTTCGAGGTCGAGCGGCTGCTACGCCAGCGGGTGAGCCGAACCTGGTCGGGCACCGCCGAATTCATCGATACGGCCGATCGGATGCGCTCGGCCATCCAGATTCCGGGCGCGGCGCACTGTGCGCTGGAGTATCAGCGCTGGGCCTTCCGCAGTCAGTGGCGTCCGGATGGTCGGCGGTTCATGGCCACCATGCGGGTGCCGATCCGCATTCCGGTGCTGGCCATGCGCGGTGAACTCGACGGCTACATCCTGCCCGCGACCTTCCAGCGCGGCCGCCGGTTGTCACCACAGCGGCGACAGGTCGTGATTCCCGGCGCGGGTCACTTCGCGCACCAAGAGAACCCGGAAGCGGTCACGATGGAGTTGGCCAAGCTGCTCGGGTAG